From the genome of Deinococcus sp. JMULE3, one region includes:
- a CDS encoding MFS transporter — MIARTQAWGTRTFSALRHPHYRRYWFSQLLSLVGSWMQATAQQYLVLELSGGSSAALGWVTVAQFMPSLLLSLFAGAVIDRVPRRRVLLATQLTLLATATALAVTTHLGVVTLPLVMLIAFVSGTANAFDMPARQSMVVDFVPRSDVPNAVALNSLSFNVSRTLGQALFGVVAALGVTLLAGGNAENISRLALPFYLNVASFFVVLYVIATLPFPARDFGPRGSMLGDVKEGLRYVRATPAVRNVMLLVGALSLTIINFNVIIPYYARVVFGAREATFGALSAAFGIGAMAGALWQASRPNPLRNLRLGALILIASAVLLALTPGPTLAFPVLAACGFGMLSLLVSANSTVQLTIPDALRGRVMSLYSFVLVGMGPPGALIASTLISRDWILGPRAGLITLAALGSVAVMLLWTRLPRQLDKPAGDD, encoded by the coding sequence GTGATCGCCCGCACCCAGGCGTGGGGCACGCGCACCTTCAGCGCCCTGCGACACCCCCACTACCGCCGCTACTGGTTCTCGCAGCTGCTCTCACTGGTCGGCTCGTGGATGCAGGCCACCGCGCAGCAGTACCTCGTGCTGGAACTCTCGGGCGGCAGCAGCGCCGCGCTGGGCTGGGTGACAGTCGCGCAGTTCATGCCCAGCCTGCTGCTCTCGCTGTTCGCCGGGGCCGTGATCGACCGCGTCCCGCGCCGCCGGGTGCTGCTCGCCACGCAACTGACCCTGCTGGCGACCGCCACCGCGCTGGCCGTCACCACGCACCTGGGCGTCGTCACCCTGCCGCTCGTCATGCTGATCGCGTTCGTCAGCGGCACCGCGAACGCCTTCGACATGCCCGCCCGCCAGAGCATGGTCGTGGACTTCGTGCCCCGCAGCGACGTCCCGAACGCCGTCGCGCTGAACAGCCTGTCGTTCAACGTCAGCCGCACCCTGGGGCAGGCGCTGTTCGGCGTGGTCGCCGCGCTGGGCGTCACGCTGCTCGCCGGCGGGAACGCCGAGAACATCTCACGACTGGCGCTGCCGTTCTACCTGAACGTCGCGTCGTTCTTCGTGGTGCTGTACGTGATCGCCACGCTGCCCTTCCCGGCCCGCGACTTCGGGCCGCGCGGCAGCATGCTCGGCGACGTGAAAGAAGGCCTGCGCTACGTGCGCGCCACGCCCGCCGTGCGCAACGTCATGCTGCTCGTCGGGGCGCTCAGCCTCACCATCATCAATTTCAACGTGATCATCCCCTACTACGCCCGCGTGGTGTTCGGCGCGCGCGAGGCGACCTTCGGTGCGCTGTCCGCCGCGTTCGGCATCGGCGCCATGGCCGGAGCACTCTGGCAGGCCAGCCGCCCCAACCCGCTGCGGAACCTGCGCCTCGGCGCGCTCATCCTGATCGCCAGTGCCGTCCTGCTGGCCCTCACCCCCGGCCCCACCCTGGCCTTCCCGGTGCTCGCCGCGTGCGGCTTCGGCATGCTCAGCCTGCTCGTCAGCGCCAACAGCACCGTGCAACTCACCATCCCCGACGCGCTGCGCGGCCGCGTCATGAGCCTGTACTCCTTCGTGCTCGTCGGCATGGGCCCCCCCGGCGCCCTGATCGCCAGCACCCTGATCAGCCGCGACTGGATCCTCGGCCCCCGCGCGGGCCTGATCACCCTGGCCGCCCTGGGATCGGTCGCCGTGATGCTCCTCTGGACGCGCCTGCCCCGCCAGCTCGACAAACCGGCCGGGGACGACTGA
- the murA gene encoding UDP-N-acetylglucosamine 1-carboxyvinyltransferase: MHLTPLHVQGGRPLSGQITVQGSKNAALPVIVATLLTREKVTLHGIPRLSDVRTILDLMAHLGTQHAWVGENSLELHTPEILNTDAPYALVSKMRASFIVMGAILARTGQATVSMPGGCAWGPRPVDQHVKALRALGVDVTEDNGNFSAQRSGSLNGQFIFELLTVGGTHNAILAATLGDGVVTLENASIDTDVVELIEFLNHLGADIQGAGTHTLTIRGVAALRGGEYRVIPDRIEAGTFMLLAAATRSRFTVNNVRTDHLRAVIGKLHEIGVDVTEDGLSVTVDATDRELKPVNITTQSYPGFPTDLQPQMSALLATIPGTSVVQDPVYPDRLTHVAELHRMGATITVSGYTQIIQGGALRSAPVKAADLRAGAALFIAGLTCDGDTVIDGVQYLNRGYERLAERLQGLGANVTQRETELVPAAD; this comes from the coding sequence ATGCACCTGACCCCACTGCATGTCCAGGGCGGCCGCCCCCTCAGCGGCCAGATCACCGTTCAGGGCAGCAAGAACGCCGCTCTGCCCGTCATCGTCGCCACCCTGCTGACCCGCGAGAAGGTCACGCTGCACGGCATCCCCCGCCTGAGCGACGTCCGCACCATCCTCGACCTGATGGCGCACCTGGGCACCCAGCACGCCTGGGTGGGCGAGAACAGCCTGGAACTGCACACCCCGGAGATCCTGAACACCGACGCGCCCTACGCGCTGGTCAGCAAGATGCGCGCCAGCTTCATCGTCATGGGCGCCATCCTGGCCCGCACCGGGCAGGCCACCGTGTCCATGCCCGGCGGCTGCGCCTGGGGGCCCCGCCCGGTCGACCAGCACGTCAAGGCCCTGCGCGCCCTGGGCGTGGACGTCACCGAGGACAACGGCAACTTCAGCGCCCAGCGCAGCGGCAGCCTGAACGGGCAGTTCATCTTCGAACTGCTGACCGTGGGCGGCACGCACAACGCCATCCTGGCCGCCACGCTCGGCGACGGCGTGGTCACGCTGGAGAACGCCAGCATCGACACGGACGTCGTGGAACTCATCGAGTTCCTGAACCACCTGGGCGCCGACATCCAGGGCGCGGGCACGCACACCCTGACCATCCGGGGCGTCGCGGCGCTGCGCGGCGGGGAGTACCGCGTCATTCCCGACCGCATCGAGGCCGGGACGTTCATGCTGCTGGCCGCCGCGACCCGCAGCCGCTTCACCGTGAACAACGTCCGCACCGACCACCTGCGCGCCGTGATCGGCAAACTGCACGAGATCGGCGTGGACGTCACCGAGGACGGCCTGAGCGTCACCGTGGACGCCACGGACCGCGAGCTGAAGCCCGTGAACATCACCACCCAGAGCTACCCGGGCTTCCCCACCGACCTGCAACCCCAGATGAGCGCGCTGCTCGCCACGATTCCCGGCACCAGCGTCGTGCAGGACCCCGTGTACCCCGACCGCCTGACGCACGTCGCGGAACTGCACCGCATGGGCGCCACCATCACCGTCAGCGGGTACACGCAGATCATCCAGGGCGGCGCGCTGCGTTCCGCGCCCGTGAAGGCCGCCGACCTGCGCGCCGGCGCGGCGCTGTTCATCGCGGGCCTCACCTGCGACGGCGACACCGTCATCGACGGCGTGCAGTACCTCAACCGCGGCTACGAACGCCTCGCCGAACGCCTCCAGGGCCTCGGGGCGAACGTCACCCAGCGCGAGACGGAACTCGTCCCCGCCGCCGACTGA
- a CDS encoding C40 family peptidase has protein sequence MPDSRLLPLCLLLGALLVGGADAQAVFTDATSAPVGVTGGLDTVTVQPGDTAFSLARRAGLSVADLLALNGLSSADLRVGQVLRLRVLPVTYAVQPGDTLYALARRFGVSVDALLTASALPAGTVLKVGQVLTLPAGTVVTPAVQAQSAPTRTPVAVPAAPGASPFQPLTPAQTAPVLQPVGPMPRPPSTGTPAGPPVTGSLAPTLVTPTLPVSAQTPLTGDWRTAALSLLNTPYVFGGANRTGTDCSGLVLQVFTPLGVTLPRTSAEQARAGQSVAPGALEAGDLVFFDTEGSGRVSHVGIYLGEDQFISANSYQGRVTVDRLRADRYWGPRFVGARRVLGVTALASGR, from the coding sequence ATGCCTGATTCCCGACTCCTGCCCCTGTGTCTGCTGCTCGGCGCGCTCCTCGTGGGCGGCGCGGACGCTCAGGCGGTCTTCACGGACGCCACCTCGGCGCCCGTGGGCGTGACCGGCGGCCTGGACACGGTCACGGTGCAGCCCGGCGACACGGCGTTCAGCCTCGCGCGGCGCGCGGGCCTGAGCGTCGCGGACCTGCTGGCCCTGAACGGCCTGAGCAGCGCGGACCTGCGGGTGGGGCAGGTGCTGCGCCTGCGGGTCCTGCCCGTCACGTACGCCGTGCAGCCCGGCGACACGCTGTACGCCCTGGCACGCCGCTTCGGCGTCAGCGTGGACGCCCTGCTGACCGCCAGCGCCCTCCCGGCAGGGACGGTGCTGAAGGTCGGGCAGGTCCTGACCCTCCCGGCGGGCACGGTCGTCACCCCGGCCGTGCAGGCGCAGTCTGCGCCCACCCGCACGCCGGTCGCGGTTCCGGCCGCGCCGGGCGCGTCTCCCTTCCAGCCGCTGACGCCCGCGCAGACCGCCCCGGTCCTCCAGCCGGTGGGACCGATGCCGCGCCCACCGTCCACGGGCACCCCCGCAGGTCCGCCCGTGACGGGCAGCCTCGCGCCCACGCTGGTGACCCCCACGCTGCCGGTGAGCGCCCAGACGCCACTGACGGGCGACTGGCGAACCGCCGCGCTGAGCCTGCTGAACACCCCGTACGTGTTCGGCGGGGCGAACCGCACCGGGACGGACTGCAGTGGGCTGGTGCTGCAGGTGTTCACGCCGCTGGGCGTGACGCTGCCCCGCACGAGCGCCGAGCAGGCCCGAGCGGGGCAGTCGGTCGCGCCGGGGGCGCTGGAGGCGGGCGACCTGGTGTTCTTCGACACGGAAGGTTCGGGGCGCGTGTCGCACGTCGGGATCTACTTGGGTGAGGACCAGTTCATCAGCGCGAACTCGTACCAGGGGCGCGTGACGGTGGACCGCCTGCGCGCGGACCGGTACTGGGGGCCGCGTTTCGTGGGGGCGCGGCGCGTGCTGGGCGTGACCGCGCTGGCCTCCGGCCGCTGA
- a CDS encoding transcriptional regulator codes for MPKKERKRLQVVISDEQDALLTRTAYELSSPERLISKSEVVRLAIEKIARELGEGENLEQYRSILDHDSVADEG; via the coding sequence ATGCCCAAGAAGGAACGCAAACGGCTCCAGGTGGTGATCAGCGACGAGCAGGACGCCCTGCTGACCCGCACCGCCTACGAACTGTCCAGCCCCGAACGCCTGATCAGCAAGAGCGAGGTCGTGCGTCTCGCCATCGAGAAGATCGCGCGTGAACTCGGCGAGGGCGAGAACCTCGAACAGTACCGCTCCATCCTCGACCACGACTCCGTCGCCGACGAGGGCTGA